From the genome of Verrucomicrobiota bacterium:
CCGCCCAGCATGGAGTCGTTGAGCGCGTCGCCGACCATCTGCGGATTGCCGGAGTTCTCCCGCACGAAGAACGTCACGACTCCTTCATCCTTGTCGAAGCTGCGTTGCTCGGTGCAAAATTGCTTGTCACCAAGGATTCGGTGGTGCGCGGCGCGGATTACTCGCGCCTCGTTTTTGAACTCCGCGAATTCGATTTGCACCCGCCGGTCATCGCCACGCCCAAAGAAATTGTCAGAAAGTTTTTCCATTAAATTTATGCGCTGGACACAAATTCTGATTCCCACTCTGCGAGAAACGCCGGCCGAGGCGGAGATCACGTCGCACAAGCTCCTCTTGCGAGCGGGGCTGGTCCGCAAACTGACCGGCGGACTTTACACCTTTTTGCCGCTCGGCCTGCGCGCGCTGCGCAAGGTGGAGCAGATCATCCGCGAGGAAATGAACCGCGCTGGCGCGCAGGAAGTGTTGATGCCCGCCTTGCAACCGCTGGAAATCTGGCAGCAGAGCGGACGTTACGAAACCATGCGCGACGTGCTGTTCAAAGTCCGCGACCGCGCCAAAAAGGAATGGCTGCTCGGTCCGACGCATGAGGAAGTCATCACCACGCTCGTCGCCGGCGAAATCAATTCTTATCGCCAGTTGCCAAAGAATTTCTACCAAATTCAAACCAAGTTCCGGGATGAAATCCGTCCGCGTTTCGGTCTGATGCGGGCCAAGGAATTCATCATGAAGGACGCCTACAGCTTCGACGCCACGGACGAAGCGGCGCAGGTGAGTTACCAGAAGATGTATGACGCTTACACACGCATCTTCCAGCGGTGCGGCCTCAAAGCGATGCCGGTGGAAGCGGACACCGGCGTGATGGGCGGCAAATTCTCCCACGAATTCATGGTGCCGGCGGCGACGGGCGAGAATGAAGTGGTGCATTGCGAAGCGTGCGGTTATGCGGCGAATATTGAAAAGGCGACGAGCGCGGTGGCGAAATCCGAAATCCGAAATCCGAAATCCGAAATCGAAAAGTTTGCCACGCCGGGCGTCGTCACGATTGAAGCACTTTCCCAACCGCCCTACAACGTCGCCGCCGACCGGCAGATCAAGACGCTGGTTTACCTTGTCGAAAGCAAACCGGTTTTGATTTTGATGCGCGGCGATCACCCATTGAACGAAGCAAAACTTGTGAGCGTTTTGGGAACGGCGAATTTTCGCGCGGCCACGGCCGAGGAGATTTTCTCCGCGCTCGGCGCGCATCCCGGCAGTTTGGGCGCGGTTGGAATCAGCCAATTGCCGGTCTATGCCGATGACGTTTTGCGCGACAATACGGACATGACCACCGGAGCGAATGAAGATGGTTATCATTTCCGCCATGTGAATGTCGGGCGGGACATTGCAG
Proteins encoded in this window:
- a CDS encoding proline--tRNA ligase, with the protein product MRWTQILIPTLRETPAEAEITSHKLLLRAGLVRKLTGGLYTFLPLGLRALRKVEQIIREEMNRAGAQEVLMPALQPLEIWQQSGRYETMRDVLFKVRDRAKKEWLLGPTHEEVITTLVAGEINSYRQLPKNFYQIQTKFRDEIRPRFGLMRAKEFIMKDAYSFDATDEAAQVSYQKMYDAYTRIFQRCGLKAMPVEADTGVMGGKFSHEFMVPAATGENEVVHCEACGYAANIEKATSAVAKSEIRNPKSEIEKFATPGVVTIEALSQPPYNVAADRQIKTLVYLVESKPVLILMRGDHPLNEAKLVSVLGTANFRAATAEEIFSALGAHPGSLGAVGISQLPVYADDVLRDNTDMTTGANEDGYHFRHVNVGRDIAVQKWADLRLVAAGESCSACGKPLKTQRAIEVGHVFKLGTKYSVALNALFLDEAGKQQPAVMGCYGIGVTRTLQAIIEQSNDKDGIIWPLSVAPFTVCLTPLSVTPGSPVMALAEKLYAELTAQGVDVILDDREDRPGVKFKDSELIGFPIRIAIGEKSLAKGEVELKRRGGEMLPINMDSAVATTLKLIGT